Below is a window of Micromonospora chersina DNA.
AATGATCGAGCGCAGCGAGGAGATCGAGGCGAACCTCAGCGTCGATGAGCCGGGTCCGCAGATTGCGGCGGATGACCTTCACCCCTGGGTATGGAGCGCGGCAAGGCCGCATTGGGACAGCGGCAACGATCGAGCGGCGATCCATGCCGCAGCGGTCAACATCAACTCCCGCCTCCGTAAGAAGCTGGGCCGGTTCGATGTCTCCGAGAGCAAGGCTCTCCGGGAGGCGTTCAGCCTTGAGGACCCACAGCCAGGCCGTCCGAGATTGCGTCTCTGTACGCCCGACGACCCGGACCACTTCAAGAGCGTTCACGTCGGAGCTGTCAACTTCGGCTGCGGCCTGTTTGCGGGAGTGCGTAACCCTGTCGCGCATCTAACCGACGAGGATCACGACCTGTCGGAGCAGGAGGCGTTGGAGTGCCTCGCAGCCTTCAGCCTGCTCGCTCGCTGGATCGACAGGGCAGAGGTTCAGCAGAAGCCATACGAGGCGGGACCATAGGGCCGGGTGGGCGACCACCCGGCCCCCTGTCGGGCTACTTGAGGACGAGAGCCAGCACGGTGCCGGTGGCGACTAACAGCGCGGCCAGCCCTTGCAGGATCGGCGGCACTGCGTGCATAAGGTCCAACCAGGGCTTTCGCTGCTGGTCGCGGTCCGTTGTGTTGACGCTTTCCTCATCGGGGTCTACGGTCACGTTGGCTCCTTGGAAACACACGTTGACGGCAGGTAGGACTTACTTGATCAGCGTTGAGCCACCAGCAACGCCCGGGCCGCAATCCCGGGCGTTGCTCGCTTCCTGACACAACCTGCTGTCAGGGGTGGCTCACTGCTGCGGTTCATTGCACTGCCAACTTGAGCCGAGGTCAAGTTGGGCCCGCCGTATGTGCACCTTCCCCACCCCGTCGCCGAGCGTTCTAGA
It encodes the following:
- a CDS encoding TIGR02391 family protein translates to MPINYAWVLDEWNKFLDMTERIKTSEADPDRNGLVKNVYSFKVPDDEVKKQLATVRLTFQRVFENWKWRGFGSLNAQVKTMRDEIHAYLPMIERSEEIEANLSVDEPGPQIAADDLHPWVWSAARPHWDSGNDRAAIHAAAVNINSRLRKKLGRFDVSESKALREAFSLEDPQPGRPRLRLCTPDDPDHFKSVHVGAVNFGCGLFAGVRNPVAHLTDEDHDLSEQEALECLAAFSLLARWIDRAEVQQKPYEAGP